The stretch of DNA AACGCTCGAGCCGCATTCAGACGGTCAAGGGCGTTGTGTTCGTGCTCGGGTCGGCGGTTCTGCTGTTCGTGCTCACGCGCGCCGCGACCGGGCAGGCCCGGCGCGCCGAGCGCCTCGCGCAGGAGCACGACGAGCGGTACCGCGGGCTGGTGGAGACCTCTCCCGACGGGGTGTTCATCAGTTCGGACCGCAAGATCGTGTTCGTGAACCCAGCGTTTGCGCGGATGCTCGGCGCCGCCACCCCCGACGACCTCCTCGGGCGCGATGTCCTCTCGTTCATCCATCCCGACTATCACGAGATCGTGCGCGATCGGATCAGGCGACTGTACGAGAATCACGAGGCTGTTCCTCTGATCCAGGAACGCTTCCAGCACGCCGACGGGAGCTGGGTCCCGGTGGAAATCGCCGCGAGCCCCTTCACCTACGAGGGCCGGCCCGCTGCGCAGGTCGTGGTGCGCGATGTCTCGGAGCGCGCCCGCGCCGAACGCGCTCTGCGCGAGAGCGAGCATCGCTTCCGCAAGATGGCCGCCAACATCCCCGGCGCGATCTTTCGGTACATCCTCGCCCCCGACGGGACGGATCGGCTCGACTACATGAGCCCAGGGTGCCTCGCGATCTGGGAGGCCGATGCGGAGGAGATCGGCAAGAGCGCCTCCCTGCTGTGGGAGGTGATCGACGCGGACTATGTCGAAGGGATGAAGGAGTCGGTCGAGTTGTCGGCGACCACCGGCCAGCCCTGGTCGTTCGCGTGGCGCATCACGACGCGAGCGGGGACGCGCAAGTGGCTTCAGGGATTCGGGCATCCCGAGCGATTCCCCGACGGTTCCGTCGTGTGGGACAGCGTGATCTTCGATATCACCGAGAACAAGCAGGCGCAGGAAGCGATGCACGCGGCGGAGCGCCGGCTGAACTTCGTGCTGCAGAACAGCACAGACGGCTTCCTGATCATCGATTCCCGGTTCCTCATCCGCACCGCGAACCCCGCCTTCGACCGCATGGTCGGGCAGCCGGCGGGTTCGTCGGTTGGGAAAGGCCTTTTCGAGGTGCTGCCCAAGTCCGTCGATTCGATGTGGAAACGACTCTTTCAAGCCGTGATCGAGACGGGCAAGGCAGAGCGGGTCGAGAGTTACTGCGAAGTGCTCGAGAAATGGTTCGACGCTCGCGTCAGCCCCGCGCAGGACGGGTTGGCCATCTTCCTCAGCGACATCACCGATCGCAAACGCGCCGAGCAGCGCCAGCAGCTGATGATGCGCGAGCTCGACCATCGCGTGAAGAACAACCTCGCGGCGGTCCTCGCGATCACCGAGAGCTCGCTGCGCGACGCCGACTCGCTCGATCAGTTCTCCAAGTCCTTCGTCGGGCGCATCCGCGCCATGGCCGCCATGCACTCCCTGCTCGCGGAGCAGCGCTGGGAGGGCGTGGGGCTCCTCAGCATGCTCCACAAGGTCGTCGCTCCGTACGCGACCGACCATTCTCCCAACCGGATCTCGATGACCGGGCCCGATCTGCTGCTGCCCAGCAACGCCGCCCCGGCGATCTGCATGACCGTCCACGAGCTCGCCACCAACGCCGCCAAGCACGGGGCGCTCTCCTCGGAACACGGGCGCGTCGAGATCGCCTGGGAATTCGACCCGAACTCACGCGATTTCCGCTTCCGCTGGGCCGAGCGGGCCGGGCCCCCGGTCCCCGAGAACATCGAGCCCGGCTTCGGCATGGACCTCCTCCAAGGCGTCGTCCCCTACGAGCTCGACGGCGAGACCACCGTCCGCTTTACACGCGAGGGACTCGAAGCGACAATCTTCGTACCAGGCGCCTCGATGCGCGCGGCGGCAGTGATCTCGCACCCAACGCCGGAGGCATCGAGCTAACCATGGCCTGCTTCAGCATCGAACAACTCAACCCCCTCCGAGGCATGCGACTCCTCCTCGTCGAGGACGACTTCCTCATCGCCCAGTCCATCAAGAGGATGCTCGAGGACTTCGGCTGCGAGGTCGTCGGCCCCGTCCCCTCCCTCGACGAAGCCACGCGCATCGCCTCGTCCCCCGAGGTCGAGGGCGCCGTGCTCGATGTCAACATCAAGGGGGGCAACTCCGGAGTGATCGCCCGCGCCCTCGAGCGGCGCGGCGCCCCCTACCTCTTCATCACCGGGTACACCAGCCCGCCGCTCAACGAGGTCGATCTGCTCGACCGCACGCGCTTGCTCAAGCCCATCGACCAGAACACGCTGCGATCGGCCCTGCTCACCGAGTTCTTCCCCGAGAACTGAGCGGAGCGATTACTTCTTCGCGTACTCGAACACGCCGCGACCGGACTTGTCGCCAAGACGCCCCGCCGTCACGAACTGGCGCAGCAGGGGGCACGGGCGGTAGCGCTCGCTGTTGAGCCCCTCGGCCAGAACATCCATGATGTGCGCGCAGGTGTCGAGGCCGATGAAGTCGGCCAGGCGCAGCGGGCCCATGGGGAAGTTGCAGCCGAGTTTCATGATGCCGTCGATCGCCTCGGGCTCGGCGACGCCCTCCATCAGCGCGTAGAACGCCTCGTTGATCATGGGCATCAGCACGCGGTTGCTCACGAAGCCGGCGCGATCGTTGGCCTTGAGGGGCGTCTTGCCGAACGCCTCGCTCAACTTGATCGTGCGCTCGACGACCTCGTCGCTCGTCTGCAGGCCCTTGATGACCTCGACCAGCCCCATCACGGGCACGGGGTAGAAGAAGTGCATGCCGACCACGCGCGACGCAGCGCCGCCGGTCGCCGCGGCGATCTCGGTGATGCTGATCGAACTCGTGTTCGTCGCGAGCACCACGCGTTCGTCGGTGAAGAGCGCGGCGAGGTTCCGGAAGATCTCCTTCTTGACCTTCGCGTCCTCGACGACCGCTTCCACGACCCAATCGGCGCCCTTCATGCCGTCCATGGTCTCGACATAGGCGACGCGCTTCAGGGTCGCGTCGGCGTCTCCCTGGGACATCTTGCCCTTCTCGACGGCCCGCGCAAGGAGCTTCTGGTGCGTGGCGCGGCAGCGCTCGAGTTGCTGGGCCGACGCGTCGAACACGACCGCCTCGAACCCGGCGACGGCGGCGACCTGCGCGATCCCCCCGCCCATCTGCCCGCCGCCCACGACCGCAACCTTCTTCACGCCGACATCGGACATCGTTATGCTCTCCAAGCGCCGTTCGTTTGATTTGCAAACACATTGAGACTTGCAGACGAGGCAGATGATATGCAGCACTATCGGGTCACTGGGGCGAGCCGCGAATCCGGCCAGGATCTCGTCGTTGAAGTTGTAGCGCCGAGCCCTTCGGAAGCGGAGCGGATGGCACTTGTCAAAGGCGTTCTCGCCTCCAAGGTGGATGAAGTCTCACCCGCAAGCCATGCCAAGTCCTCTCACACGGGCCACCGCCTCAAGCGGTCACGCAGACACCCAATCGCCCTAGCCCGGCAGTGCCTACTGCTCGTCGCATGCGGCATCGAGGCGATACTCGTGGTCCACTCGTTGATTTTGCTTTACTTGCTAGCTGATTCGTTGATGCGCAGCCGGAAACATTACCACAGCACAACTACGTGGCTGTCAGAGAACTTGGCGGGGATTCCCAGTTTCTTGATCGCGATCGAGCTCGCTGCTGTCGCAGCCATCGCGATACTGATCACCCGAACAATCTCTCACCAAGGGATTCGCTCCCCCCTGTAGTCATACAGCCCCCCGCGCATGTCATCGGTGAGGTTCTCGATCACGCGGACGAGGCCCTCGGCGCTCTCCTTCGGGGTGATCGCGGCGTTCTCTCCGCCCATACGCGTCTGGACCCAGCCCGGGTGCAGGTTGACGACCATCACGCCGTCGGAAGCGAGGTCGAGGGAGGCGAGTTTGGCGAGCATGTTGAGGGCGGCCTTGCTGGCGCGATAGCCGTAGTAGCCGGCGCCGGTGGTGGCGATGCTGCTCATGATGGTGGAGATGTTGACGACCGTGCCGCCCTCGCCCGCGCTGCCCGCGCGGATGTTGGGCAGGAGGGCCTGCGTCACTCGCATGGGGCCGATGGCGTTGACGCGGAAGAAGGTCTCGAGCGCGTCGCAGTCGAGGTCGTCGAGCGTTCCCGGCTCGTCGCCGACGCCGGCGTTGTTGATGTGCAGGTCGATGGGCCTGTCGCCCAGCGTCCGCGCGAGAGCGCGCACGCTCTCCGGATCGGCGTGGTCGAGCCGCAGCGTCTCGGACGCGGCGGCCTTGAGTTCGGAAGCGTCGTCGGGATCGCGAGCGGTCCCGATGACGGCGTATCCCCGTGAGCGGAGCGTGCGGACGAGTTCGAGCCCGATGCCGCGGTTGGCGCCGGTCACGAGCGCGGTGTGTGTGGCCGTGCTGGTCATGCTGACACCTTAGCCGGCGTCGTCGCGGCGGATGCACGCATCCAGTTGAAACCCGGGTTCAGACTGCCGGGCCCGACTTGCCCCTCACCAGGCCCATGACGAGCCCGACGAGGAACAGGATGAGGAAGATGAAGAACAGGATCTTCGCGATATCGGTGGCTGCGCCGGCGATGCCTCCGAAGCCGAAGATAGCGGCGATGATCGCGACGATGAAGAAAACGACTGCCCAGCGGAGCATGCGCGACTCCTTTCTTTGGCGTCGGATCGGCCCGGGCGCGTCGCCCGGCGCCGTGTGACGCATCAACAGAATTGTCGGTCTGCAAGATGAAGGCAGCGTCGGAGGGGGCATGAGCCCGGATTCATCTTGACGCGCGTGCGGGTTCGGCTGGAAGCGCCCCGCGCCGATCCGTGACCGGCGCGGGGCTGCGCAGGATTCATCGGTTCTGTGTCACGGCACGCGTCTGCGTCGCAGCGCGACGAGGCCGGCGAGCGACAGCAGCGCGCCGGCGCCGGGCGTGGGGAGCGAGATCGTGTCGATGCAGATGCGATCGAGGATGACGCCCGGCGCGAGGTCGAGCACGATCAGATCCCAGTCCGGGTTGGGGCGGATCTCCCAGTCCATGAAGTAGGTCGTCGGGCCGGTGAAGACCGGCTGCTGGGTGATGACGCCCGGCAGCGGGTCTGTCGAGTCGCCCTTGTAGCCCTCGACGAGCGAGACGAACGGGGGAACGGAGCCCTCGAACTCGATCTGGATGCGGATCCACTTGACGGGCTCCTGATCGACCCAGTTCTGGACCTTGAAGAAGATCTGCCCGCCGCTCTGCCCGGCCTGGAGCGCGCCGTCGGAGTTGTCGAAGCGCGGGATCCACGCCCAGTTGCCGCCGGAATCGACCTCGGCGTGGGTGGCGAAGCCGTCGAAGAGCGTCTCGCCGCCCGTGCCGCCGACCGTCTGCAGGATGTTGGGGGTGATGGACTGCAGGTTGTCGGGCTGCGTCTCGAACGCCCACTGCGCCCAGACGGAGAGGGGCTCGCCTCGCCAGATGGGCGGGCCGACCACGCACGCGGGATCGACCTGCGCCGACGCGCTCGACGCGAAACAGACCGCGCCGAGCGCCACGCTCGCGCGACGAACACAGGTAGCAGTCATTGCTACTCCTCCTTGGATGTGTGCATCCTTCCTGACCCGCACGCGTGACCCTGTGCGCAGGTCCTCTCTCGCGTGCGTTCCTTCACTGTACCAGATCACGCCCAAACAGCAAGAAAAATCCGATATGCACAAGCGTCTGTTAATCAGATACTTGCATCGATCAACACGAAAAAACCCCGGCGGTTGCCGGGGTCGGTCGTGGCTGTGTTGCGCGGGCGATGTCGCTCAGCGCTCGATGACCATCGCGACCGCGTTGCCGCCGCCCAGGCACAGGGCCGCGACGCCGCGCTTCTTGTCGAGACGGTTCATCTGGTGCACGAGGGTGGTGAGCACGCGCGCGCCCGACGCGCCGATGGGGTGGCCGAGCGCGACCGCGCCGCCGCAGACGTTGACCTTCTCGGGGTTGATCTCGGCGGCCTTCATGTTGGCGAGGGCCTGTGCCGCGAAGGCCTCGTTGATCTCGAAGAGGTCGACGTCGTTGACGGTCTTGCCGATCTTCGCGAGGGCGGCGGGGACGGCCTTGCCCGGCGCGGTGAAGAGGTCCTTGGGCGCGACGCCGGCGGTGCTGTACGACGCGATGCGCGCGAGGATCTTCAGACCGAGTTCGTTGGCCTTCTTCTCGGTCATGATGACCAGGGCCGCGGCGCCGTCGGAGATCTGGCTCGCGTTGCCGGCGGTGACGGAGCCGGCCTTGTCGAACGCGGGGCGGAGTTTGGCGAGGGTCTCGGCGCTGGTGTCGGCGCGGAAGCCCTCGTCGTGCTCGACGCCGCCCTGGCGCGACATGACCTGCTCGGCGCTGAGCGCGACGATCTCGTGCTTGAACCAGCCGTTCTTGGTCGCCTCGGCGGCGCGCAGGTTGGAGCGGACGGACCAGGCGTCCTGCTCGTCGCGCGTGATCTTGAACTGGCTGGCGGTGTGCTCGGCGGCGTTGCCCATGGGCCAGCACTCGAAGGCGCAGGTGAGCCCGTCGGCGGCCATGTGGTCGACGAGTTTGGCGTCGCCGTACTTGATCCCGGCGCGCGCGTAGACCATGTGGGGCGCGAGGGACATGGACTCGAGCCCGCCCGCGACGCCGGCGTCGATGTCGCCGGCCTTGATGGCCTGCGCGATGAGCATCGCGGCCTGGAGGCCCGAGCCGCAGACCTTGTTGACGGTCCAGCAGTTCATGGAGTCGGGCAGCCCGGCCTTGAGAGCGGCCTGGCGCGCCGGGTTCTGGCCCACGCCGGCCTGCAGGACGCAGCCCATGACCACTTCCTGGATGTGGTCTTTGGCGGCGGGGGCGTCGGCGAGGGCGCCCTCGATCGCGTACGAGCCGAGCACGGGCGAGGGGACCTTCGAGAGCCCCCCCATGAACTTGCCGATTGGGGTGCGCTTGGCGGCGACGATCACGGGCGTGCGGTCGGACATCTCTGGGCTGCTCCTCGATATGGATGGGGCGGTCGCGTCGGGCGCCCGCGGTCTAGGGTATGCCGGGACCCACCTTTCCTCGCAGCCGGTGATCGGAATGACACAGACAGAGCAGGCAGCCCGGGTCGGGCCCGTCGTGGAAGCGGTCGAGGCCACGATGACCCGAACACTGACCGAAATCGGCGTGCTGGCGCTGGGGGCGCTGATCGCGCTGGCGGCGCAGTTCGCGCTGCGCCGGGTGCTGACACAGGTCGCGAAGCGGACGCCCTTCGGGCTGGACAGCATCCTGATCCGGCATCTGGACTGGCCCACGCGCCTGCTGATCCCCACGCTGGTGATGCTCTCGATGAGCACGCCCATGGCGCTGGGCGGGTATGTCGGGGCGGTGCGCCACGCGCTGTCGCTGGCGCTGATCGGGGGCGTCGCGTGGGCGGTCGTGGCGGCGATCAACGCGCTCGAGGAGTTCCTGCTCTCACGCTACGACATGAGCGTGAGCGACAACCTGAACGCGCGCAGCAAGCACACGCAGTTGCGCGTCGTGGTGCGCACGATCGAGATCTTCGCGATCGTGGTGGCGATCGCGGTGATGCTGATGACCTTCCCTCGCGTGCGCGAGCTGGGCACGAGTCTGCTGGCGTCGGCCGGGCTGGCCGGGCTGGTGGTGGGCCTCTCGGCCCGGCCCCTGCTCGAGAACATCATCGCGGGCCTGCAGATCGCGCTGACCGAGCCGATCCGGCTGGACGATGTGGTGATCGTCTCCGGGGAATGGGGGCGGGTCGAAGAGATCACCGCGACCTATGTCGTGGTGCGGATCTGGGACCAGCGCCGTCTCATCGTGCCCCTGTCGCACTTCCTGACGAACCCCTTCCAGAACTGGACGCGCACGAGCGCCGAGATGCTGGGGACCGCGTTCCTCTTCCTGGATTATCGGGCGCCGATCGACGCGATCCGGGCCGAGCTGCAGCGCTTGTGCGACGCGAGCGACAAGTGGGACAAACGAGTGTGCGTCGTGCAGGTGACCGACACGAAGCAGCGCGAGATCGAGGTGCGTCTGCTGGTGTCGGCGGCGAACTCGGGGGACCTCTGGGACCTGCGCTGCGCCGTGCGCGAGGGCATCCTGACCTTCCTGCAGCGAGAGCACCCCGAGGCGCTGCCCACGACGAGGGTTGCGTGGGAAGATGGGAAGACCACGCTCCGAGAAGTCGAGCCGGGGCCCGATCATCCCCGGGGATGACCCGGGCAAAAAATCGAGCAGCGGACGGATAGGTCTTGACACCACCCCGGTCGGGGTGCGATGCTACATGCTCTTGTGGGAAAGGAGTCAGGCATGCACAGAACTGCTTTGAAGGCGTGCGCCGGTTTGGCGCTCGCGATGTCGTGCACGGCGCACGGCGATGTGATCAACGACTGGAACAGCGCCTACCGCGATGCGATCCGCGTCATGGGAGGCGGCCCGGGCCACATCTCGCGCATCGGCGCGATCATGAACGTGGCGATGTACGACGCGGTGAACTCGATCAACACGACGCACACCCAGTATCGCAACCGCATCGGCGGCTACGAGCAGGCGTCGATGGAGGCCGCGATCGCGCAGGCGGCGCACCGCGTGCTGAGCGCAACGGCGAGTCTGACGCCGGAACTGCAGACGCAGTACGACAACCTGCTCGCGTCGCACCTGAGCTCGATCGGCGACGCGAACGCGCGCAACCTGGGCATCGCGCTGGCGAATCAGATCGCCGACGACATGCTGCCCTGGTGCGACACGGACGGGTGGGACAACGAGATCAAGTACACGCCCGGCGCCGCCCCCGGGAACTGGAACCCCACCTTCCCGAACTTCAGCGACCCCTACGGCCCGCACTGGGGCAATGTCCGTCCCTGGACGATGGATCAGGGCGATCAGTTCCGCCCGCCCGAGGCGCCCGCGCTCACCAGCGAGCGCTACACGCAGGACTTCAACCAGGTGAAGGAACTCGGCGCGCGCAACAGCGCGACGCGCACCGCCGACCAGACCGAGATCGCCTATTTCTGGGCGAACGACATGGACGGCACCTTCAAGCCGCCGGGACACCTCAACTACATCACCCAGGTCGTCGCCGACGACCAGAACCTGTCCCTGCAGGACAAGGCGCGACTGTTCGCGATGGTCAGCGTCGCGATGGGCGACGCGGCGATCGTCGCGTGGGACGCCAAGTACAACACCGACATGGATCTGTGGCGCCCCATCGAGGGCATCCGGCGCGCCGACGAAGACGGCAACGCGGACACCATCTCCGACCCGACCTGGGAGGCCCTCGCGATGTACACGCCCCCCTTCCCGGCGTACACCTCGGGACACGCCACCTTCGCCGGCGTGCACGCCGGCGTGATGGCGGCCTTCTTCGGCTCAGACAACATCTCGTTCACCATCGGCACCGACGACCCGGACGCGATCGGCGTGCTGCGCTCGTTCGACTCGTTCAGCCAGGCGGCGTTCGAGAACGCGATCAGCCGCGTGTATCTGGGCGTGCACTGGTGGTTCGACGGCGAGTTCGGTCTCGAGAGCGGATACAACCTCGCCGACTGGATCTCGGCCAACTACTTCCAGCTGATCCCGGCGCCCGGCGCCACCCTCGCGCTGGGCGGGATGCTCGGCGTCGCGGCCCTGCGCCGACGCCGCTGACCCCCCTGTCCCCCTGAGACACCCCCTGCGCGGGCGAGGCATCCTCGCCCGCGCTTTCTTTTTTGCCGCGAGCCGGGGGTCGCCCCCTACCCTTGGTCCCTTCGTTTCACCCTGAGGAGAGCCCCATGCCCGCCGCCGAAGCCCCCGCCGCGCACGCGTTCCAGGTCACCGACACGCACATGATCCTCCCGGCCGACAGCAACCAGGCCCTGGGGATCGCGCGCTACGCGATCGATTTCGTGCGTGGGAAAGACGCGAAGGGCGCCCGCTTCGGGCAGCCGGACGACTCGGTGTTCGAGCGCGTCAACCTGTTCCACGTCGACGCCACCTTCTGCGGCCTGTCGGCGATCGCGCTGGGCACCAACGCCCCCACCGTGCTGCGCGCCGAGGCGCTCGAGTACCCCGACCCGAAAGGCGCGACGATCTTCGGAGACTCCACGCGCGTGAA from Phycisphaeraceae bacterium encodes:
- a CDS encoding SDR family oxidoreductase codes for the protein MTSTATHTALVTGANRGIGLELVRTLRSRGYAVIGTARDPDDASELKAAASETLRLDHADPESVRALARTLGDRPIDLHINNAGVGDEPGTLDDLDCDALETFFRVNAIGPMRVTQALLPNIRAGSAGEGGTVVNISTIMSSIATTGAGYYGYRASKAALNMLAKLASLDLASDGVMVVNLHPGWVQTRMGGENAAITPKESAEGLVRVIENLTDDMRGGLYDYRGERIPW
- a CDS encoding 3-hydroxybutyryl-CoA dehydrogenase (converts (S)-3-hydroxybutanoyl-CoA to 3-acetoacetyl-CoA) codes for the protein MSDVGVKKVAVVGGGQMGGGIAQVAAVAGFEAVVFDASAQQLERCRATHQKLLARAVEKGKMSQGDADATLKRVAYVETMDGMKGADWVVEAVVEDAKVKKEIFRNLAALFTDERVVLATNTSSISITEIAAATGGAASRVVGMHFFYPVPVMGLVEVIKGLQTSDEVVERTIKLSEAFGKTPLKANDRAGFVSNRVLMPMINEAFYALMEGVAEPEAIDGIMKLGCNFPMGPLRLADFIGLDTCAHIMDVLAEGLNSERYRPCPLLRQFVTAGRLGDKSGRGVFEYAKK
- a CDS encoding PAS domain S-box protein, which translates into the protein MSDTNHRLTLISPARIALIYALFAVLWILLSDRALHVMGLEPERSSRIQTVKGVVFVLGSAVLLFVLTRAATGQARRAERLAQEHDERYRGLVETSPDGVFISSDRKIVFVNPAFARMLGAATPDDLLGRDVLSFIHPDYHEIVRDRIRRLYENHEAVPLIQERFQHADGSWVPVEIAASPFTYEGRPAAQVVVRDVSERARAERALRESEHRFRKMAANIPGAIFRYILAPDGTDRLDYMSPGCLAIWEADAEEIGKSASLLWEVIDADYVEGMKESVELSATTGQPWSFAWRITTRAGTRKWLQGFGHPERFPDGSVVWDSVIFDITENKQAQEAMHAAERRLNFVLQNSTDGFLIIDSRFLIRTANPAFDRMVGQPAGSSVGKGLFEVLPKSVDSMWKRLFQAVIETGKAERVESYCEVLEKWFDARVSPAQDGLAIFLSDITDRKRAEQRQQLMMRELDHRVKNNLAAVLAITESSLRDADSLDQFSKSFVGRIRAMAAMHSLLAEQRWEGVGLLSMLHKVVAPYATDHSPNRISMTGPDLLLPSNAAPAICMTVHELATNAAKHGALSSEHGRVEIAWEFDPNSRDFRFRWAERAGPPVPENIEPGFGMDLLQGVVPYELDGETTVRFTREGLEATIFVPGASMRAAAVISHPTPEASS
- a CDS encoding response regulator, with amino-acid sequence MACFSIEQLNPLRGMRLLLVEDDFLIAQSIKRMLEDFGCEVVGPVPSLDEATRIASSPEVEGAVLDVNIKGGNSGVIARALERRGAPYLFITGYTSPPLNEVDLLDRTRLLKPIDQNTLRSALLTEFFPEN
- a CDS encoding DUF1328 domain-containing protein, with product MLRWAVVFFIVAIIAAIFGFGGIAGAATDIAKILFFIFLILFLVGLVMGLVRGKSGPAV
- a CDS encoding thiolase family protein, yielding MSDRTPVIVAAKRTPIGKFMGGLSKVPSPVLGSYAIEGALADAPAAKDHIQEVVMGCVLQAGVGQNPARQAALKAGLPDSMNCWTVNKVCGSGLQAAMLIAQAIKAGDIDAGVAGGLESMSLAPHMVYARAGIKYGDAKLVDHMAADGLTCAFECWPMGNAAEHTASQFKITRDEQDAWSVRSNLRAAEATKNGWFKHEIVALSAEQVMSRQGGVEHDEGFRADTSAETLAKLRPAFDKAGSVTAGNASQISDGAAALVIMTEKKANELGLKILARIASYSTAGVAPKDLFTAPGKAVPAALAKIGKTVNDVDLFEINEAFAAQALANMKAAEINPEKVNVCGGAVALGHPIGASGARVLTTLVHQMNRLDKKRGVAALCLGGGNAVAMVIER
- a CDS encoding vanadium-dependent haloperoxidase; translated protein: MHRTALKACAGLALAMSCTAHGDVINDWNSAYRDAIRVMGGGPGHISRIGAIMNVAMYDAVNSINTTHTQYRNRIGGYEQASMEAAIAQAAHRVLSATASLTPELQTQYDNLLASHLSSIGDANARNLGIALANQIADDMLPWCDTDGWDNEIKYTPGAAPGNWNPTFPNFSDPYGPHWGNVRPWTMDQGDQFRPPEAPALTSERYTQDFNQVKELGARNSATRTADQTEIAYFWANDMDGTFKPPGHLNYITQVVADDQNLSLQDKARLFAMVSVAMGDAAIVAWDAKYNTDMDLWRPIEGIRRADEDGNADTISDPTWEALAMYTPPFPAYTSGHATFAGVHAGVMAAFFGSDNISFTIGTDDPDAIGVLRSFDSFSQAAFENAISRVYLGVHWWFDGEFGLESGYNLADWISANYFQLIPAPGATLALGGMLGVAALRRRR
- a CDS encoding mechanosensitive ion channel, producing the protein MTQTEQAARVGPVVEAVEATMTRTLTEIGVLALGALIALAAQFALRRVLTQVAKRTPFGLDSILIRHLDWPTRLLIPTLVMLSMSTPMALGGYVGAVRHALSLALIGGVAWAVVAAINALEEFLLSRYDMSVSDNLNARSKHTQLRVVVRTIEIFAIVVAIAVMLMTFPRVRELGTSLLASAGLAGLVVGLSARPLLENIIAGLQIALTEPIRLDDVVIVSGEWGRVEEITATYVVVRIWDQRRLIVPLSHFLTNPFQNWTRTSAEMLGTAFLFLDYRAPIDAIRAELQRLCDASDKWDKRVCVVQVTDTKQREIEVRLLVSAANSGDLWDLRCAVREGILTFLQREHPEALPTTRVAWEDGKTTLREVEPGPDHPRG